A segment of the Salvelinus namaycush isolate Seneca chromosome 42, SaNama_1.0, whole genome shotgun sequence genome:
GtattctggaggcaaaggggggtccgacccaGTACTAGACGGGTGTAGCTAATAAACTGCCCGGTGAGTgagtatgtacagtgccttcggaaagtattcagaccccttgactttttccacgttgttacgtttcagccttattctaaaatggattcaataaaacattttccccagcaatctacacacaataccccattatgacaaagcaaaatgtagaaatgtttgcaaatttattcaaaataaatatcagaaataccttatttacatactataagtattcagaccctttgctatgagacttgaaattgagctcaggtgcatcctgtttccatcgatcatccttgatgtttctacaacttgattggagtccacctgtggtaaattcaattgattggacatgatttggaaaggcacatatatacggtcccaaagttgacagtccatgtcagagcaaaaacgaaGTTATGAGGTCGAAGAGATTTTCCTTAAAACTCCGGGACAGTattgtgtcggcacagatctggggaagggtaccaaaaaaatgtctgcagcatttaaggtccacaagaacacaatggcctccatcattcttaaatggaaaaagtttggaatcaccaagactcttcctagagctggccgccaagccaaactgagcaatctgtggagaagggccttggtcagagaggtgaccaagaacccgatggtcactctgacagagctccagagttcctctggagatgggagaaccttccagaaggacaaccatctctgcagcactccaccaatcaaacaTATTTCAGTTCCTTTTAacggggtatgttagtaggtgccaggcgcaccagtttttGTTAAggactgcaacactgctgggtttttcacactcaacagtttcctgtgtgtatcaagacaggtcctccacccaaaggacatacagccaacttgaaaaaaactgtgggaagcattggagtcaacatgggccagcatccctgtgaaacgcttgacaccttgtagagtccatgccccgatgaattgatgCTCTGAGGGCAACTcattattaggaaggtgttcttaatgtttggtatactgcatgtatactgtatacagtgagctccaaaagtattgggacagtgacacatttgtttttgttttggctctgtactccaatACTTAGGATTTGACTATGAAGTGAAAaagcagactgtcagctttaatttgagggtaatTTCATATAgacccccattttaggggacaaaAAGTATTTTAGACAAATTAACttgtgtgtattaaagtagtcaaaagtttagtatttgatcCCATATTCCTAGCGCGTAATGATTACGTCAAGCTGGTGACTCCAcaaaacttgttggatgcatttgcggtttgttttggttgtgcttcagattattttgtgcccaatagaaatgaatggtaaataatgtattgtgtcatgttgGAGTCAATTTTACTGTAAGTAAGAATATAATATGCTTCTAAAAGCTACAATGATTACAGATAGTTCTGAATGAATCgtaaataatgatgagtgagaaagttagactcacaaatatcataccccaagaCATACTAACCTCTCCCATTAgaataacaggggagattagcatttgggggtgtatgatatttgtgcatctaactttctcactcatcattattcacatcTATCTAATAATGATAGCAAAAATggagggactatgtacaaaaagtgttgtcatttctaaacggttcataccctcaaattaaagcagacagtctgcactttaaacTCAATcgttgtatcatttcaaatccaaagtgtcaACCCACTGTCCACCAGTCTTGGAACACCTGATGGTCAAATCaggtgctggagtacagagctaaacaacaacaaaaatggtcACTGCCCCAATACGTTTGGAGTTCACTATATATCAGAATGGGCGAAAATATGTGGGATGTATTTCTCCAATGTAAGCAAGTAAAAGTGACACAAATGTTCATACATCTCCCGCACTGCAACTAAGAGACTGAATAGTGGAGCCATCATGTGGCCATCAACTGAACAACCACAACACAGGGGCCGACAGATTGTATAAACTGGCACCTTCCCTCAAAACATTTGGGAACGTGGCCACAATTGTTTAGTTATCCATGACCTAGCTAACATACCCATTATAGTCGACCTCTCTTGGGTACTTCAGTGCCCGTAGTTGAGAATCCAGCTTCCGAAGACATCCTTTCAAATCACCGGCTGACATCATTGTGGACCTTGAAGATGCAAATGACAGACAGGTAACGTTACCACAACAATTCTTCCATGAACTCTTTTACAACGAATGGGTAAAACACCACTAGCTAACTAACATAAACAATATAGCTATGTAAGTGTTGGCTAGCTACTAACACAGCTTGCCAGCAAGTTAAGTTTCTTGCTatggggtgggtataatttgtggaacattccaacaggaatctgtcaTATAAACTTTGTAAagtacaaggttgccaacaaacaacgcatacaaagtagcATGGTCAATTCAACTAGCTGAcgaataggcatcaactcaccacgtagCTTGTTCTTGATATTTGTCCCTAGGCTACCAgagtgaggacagacattttccggaataaacgtggtgagtgaaaaacTGAATTAAATAGCCCACTCCCTACCTGGTATCTCATTCTGCCGCTATacaactttgtatgcgttgtttgttgacAACCTTGTCATTGACGAAGTTTTTGGAAcatattcctgttggaacgttccacaaattatacccaccccttGCTATGCTATAGGCTAACGTTGTTGCAGCTACTGAAACATACCATAACACAAAGTATAATAAATTACCTTATATTTGAGTAGAAGTACTAgccaaattagctagctagctggacaTGTATTTAGTTTGTTTTGCCCGGGTAAATAACATAATTGCCGCGATTGGTTGCCATGATAAGTGACTCAGAAAAACTAGAAGGAAGATTCATAAAAGCACATTCGTAGCTAGATGGTGCTAAAAGTTTTGTTTGTAGACTTCTGGTTTTAATGTCGATGGTAAACTGACTACGACTTATAAAACAAGCTGAACTAACTAAAGCCATGTATAACGTCGTCTTTACTGTCTGTAGTTGAAAGGAAAACATAATTATTCTGGTTAGCTACCTTTGATGTGTTAGAAGAAACAAAGCAATGCACTGCAGATTTTTTGTAAAAAGTTCAATGGATTTCATTAGATTCGTTAGACGACTCTGTGTAGGCCGACCTTTTTACtagaataatattttttttaaacaaaaaaaaaaagaaatattgTATATATCATAGTTAAGTACCATTCACAATCGTTAGATGGATTTACTCAGCTACAGCTACGTCATTTCCACCAATAACACGGGAAACGTCAAATAAGACAACAGTGCGTGTGAAAAGAGGAGGGCGAAATCAGGAGTTGAAGAAGCCCTATATTGAGTGATAGGGGCAGATTAGGCCTGTTGTCACTTTGTGAGCAGTTTTTTCTTTACAACAGCGACGAGATTGTGTCTTTTTGGACAGCATTTAACGGAGATGGGAGCATCTGGTTACCGGTAGAAGACCCAAAACTATTCACACCAAAGTTGTTTACGTTCTGGACCGTGTATACGTCGCGGCGGCGGTAAAATCTTCCATACAATTCAGGTAGGTGGCGCTGGTTACGATGGTCTGTCATCGACAAGACGAGCCTCCCAAATGGCTGGTTGGCTTGTATAATTATATTGAAGAAAGGCGAGGGCTTTAGGTCAATCTAGCTTGATAGTGAAAATATCTATCAGTTGCTGAACATGACTTCATGTTTGATGTTGTTTACAGCAAGACACTGAACGTGTTTCCAGCCCACTGCTGTCTGACTTTGTATGACAGTTTATCCAATTACTGAATTAGGCAAACGTCAACAGACGATGGGGCACATAACTCTAGTGCTTGACAGAGTATGGTCCCTCTGTTTACCAAGAGACAGTTCTTATTACATGACTACAGGTATGTATTAATGTTCTTCTCAATAGCATAACGTTTGCATTAGTTTGTTAAAGATTGTACATTCAGTAGGCGGCTGATCGGAATGATTTCTCAGAATCTGTATGCAGCGTCACTTTATTGACTGTACACAGACCATTGGATACAACATTCTCCGTACACACATGTACAGGTAGGCTACCACCTGTTTTTCCATCACGAATAAGTCAAAACCCACTGTAGATAGTTGCTCATTTTAAACTCAAATTATATGTTTGCAACCACCAGATTCAGTTAAAACACCCCCAAACCCAACTAATTTGAATGCCCCACCCCACGAACCAACTATCAATTTAGACCAACCATATGCCTGTCCTGTGTATTCGCAATACATCAATTCAGCCAATATGATCACACCATGCACTGTGCTTTCTCTCCTTTTTAAATGAGTGCAAGTTTGTTTTTTCTACTGAATTATTTGTTCAGAAAATGCTTAAAATAATTGACTAGCAAGCTAGGCTGTCATAAGTATGACAGTAAGATATCAATCCACATTTGAACAAATACACCCTTAGGTCAGTTGACCTAATCCAAACAGTTTAGGCTATGTATCTAGACCTAGTCTAGGCCTACATGTCTAGAAACATCTATACCCTACAGTAACCCTCTCACCATATAACCAGTAGACTCGTGTCAACTTTAAagatgcaatatgcagaaatagCTCTGCtttttcctggttgcaaaaattctaatagtttgcctaatttcagtttgtgacaaaataaTCAGtcagtgtagagaatcattgtaccatctaaaccgctgtgaaatatgttTTCCATATCCAAAAATagtgtattttcagctgtttgaagcttgtGTAccaaagtaaaagatgcaaaaaataAACATAACAGGAATCATGGACATAGCTTACAAAGAACATAACTACCActttttagacttgctttcaatgagactGATATATCTAGAACACACATTTCTTTGAATTTGATCAacttgcccaaaaagttacatattgtagcgTTAAGACATTCCCCAGTGTGTTTTTTGAGCAGCCTACAGTCTTAATGCTCCAGCAGCAAGCAGGGAATGCTGAATAACAAGTGCAATGGCATTGCAGCAATGTAGCGACAAGCAGCCTAGGAGCATGCCCACATCACATGGGAAAAAGAGAATTGAGAACATGTGAGGAATTCCGAGGAGTGGGTAGGCTAAATAGGCAGGAATTGAGATTCAGCTGTAGTGACAGGGATGGAAGAttgtagcctgatcccagatgTGTTAAGACAGCCCAAACAATCACCACAGGAGTTGGCAAGATTGCACAAacaaatctgggaccaggctatgattCAGCTCTGAACCATTCTAAGATGCTATTACAAGAGAGAAGAGTGCCTGTAGTGTAAACTGtctgacattttatttgtcacgtgccgactacaacaggtgtagaccttacagtttaATGCTTACTCACAAGCTCTTTCCCGAACAATGCAAGTTAAATGAGAAAAAAGGGGAAACAAACATGTAACAAAAGGACAATAATTAGAAATTAAGCTACAAACCCACTCACTGACTGACAGGAGAGTCGGAGAGAGTTGAATGCATATCACCTAGCGGGTTAACTGAGGCTACTTCTGGTTTATAATACCACGTCAATCTGTGTTGTGGATGGGTTTTTTTTAATGGAGAAATAACAGGGCCATAGCTGGCATGATAGAGGGTAAATGATAGCAGGCTAAATGGTTTAGGCCTTGCCTCAGTTGCACTGTCTCCTGTCTGATGGAGTAAAGGTTTAGATGGCTATAAATGGAAGGGGTAAGATAGTCGTTCCTGGCCAAAGGATTATAAGGGTAAAGATGGCGATGGCAGGCTTGATGCATATAGTaactatactgaaccaaaatataaatgcaacatgtaaattgttggtcccatgtttcatgagctgaaataaaagatcccagacattttccatacatattccttttttttttgtgcacaaatttgtttacatccctgttagtgagcatttctcctttgccaagataactcatccacctgacagatgtggcatgtcaagaagatgattaaacagcatgatcattacacaggtgcacctagtgcttgggacaataaaaggcatttctaaaatgtgcagttttgtcacatcacaatgacacagatgtctcaggttttgagggagcgtgcaattggcatgctgactgcaggaatatccaccagagttgttgtcagagaatttcatgttattttctgtacctccaacatcgttttagagaatttggcagtacgtccatccggcctcacaaccgcagaccacgtgtaaccacgccagcccaggacctccacatccaggcttcttcacctgcaggatcgaaacttaggagtatttctgtctgtaataaagctggctccccagtgggtgggcttgtgcccacccatggctgcactgctgcccaatcatgtgaaatccatagattagggcctaatttatttatttaaatttgacTCATTTcattatgaactgtaactcagtaaaatcgttaattgttgcatttatatttttgttcggtatattTCGAAATGGCTTGTTGTGCAAAGTCACATTAGAATCTGCCTCGAACCTTTACAGAGACTGTTCCAGAGTGCACTTTCAGGAAGCAATTGCTTTAATTTGCTAGGCTAATGTATGCGAGATGACACATGAAAGCAGAGGCAATCATTGAAATGTTTCTGTGGACAAACAGCTAGGGTCTGAATCCAGATTAAATTGACCCGTCACGGATGTATCTCTATTTTGTGACAACCGCTGAGCATAGCAGGGTAACTCCAAGATATATTTGCCTACCATCAGCTGTTGCCATGCCAGTGACAAAAGTAACCAGGAAGTAATCCAGTTTCCCAAACATTTAAACAAAGATAGCACGATGGCCTCCGTTTTTATATTGGATTGTTAAAATAGGACTTTGGATCAATCAAATGtaattataaagccctttttacatcagcagatgtcacaaagtgcttatacagaaacccagcctaaaacaccaaacagcaagcaatacagatgtgcacaggaaaaactccctagagaggcaggaacctaggaagaaacctagagaggaatcaggctctgaggggtggtcagtcctcttctggctgtgctgggtggagattataagagtacatggctaTTTAAGGCCAGATTGGATGGCCAGGAAATTCCCAATTTAATGCCTAGTAACTAGACCACTGAGCTACTTCTGTTTGATATTCCTCCTGAGggaacctattccctatgtgacGCATGCAGACTGTGCTGCCTGTGTTGTCTTGTCTATACACCAGATCCTGCAGATGGGTCAGGGGCTGTGGAGGGTGGCCAGGAACCAGCAGCTGCAGCAGGAGTACGGAGAGCACTGGGACGCTGGACCTGGCCTTGACGGAGATCCCCAGGATTTGGGGATGGAGATGGGGGCTAACCCAGGCCAGGCTCCCCCCTCCCCCAGACTGGGCGACCTGGGTGGAGGTCCCCTGCCACCTCACCCCCACCCGCGGCGCCACCCCCAGCACTGCCAAGGGGCAGACATCTACCAGCTGCTGCGTGCCCACTGGGGGAAGGAGCAGCAGGGTTTCATAGACCTGGAGATGCTTCCTCCAGAGCTCAGCATCACCATCCTGTCCTACCTGAACGCTACAGACCTCTGTCTGGCATCCTGCGTTTGGCAGGACCTTGGCCATGACGAGTACCTCTGGCAGGGGTGAGTAGTAGACTGGCAGGGTCTGTGGAAGGGAGGCAGGGGTGAGTAGTAGACTGACAGGGTCTGTGGAAGGGAGCCAGGGGTGAGTAGTAGACTGACAGGGTCTGTGGAAGGGAGCCAGGGGTGAGTAGTAGACTGACAGGGTCTGTGGAAGGGAGGCAGGGGTGAGTAGTAGACTAGCAGGGTCTGTGGAAGGGAGGCAGGGGTGAGTAGTAGACTGACAGGGTCTGTGGAAGGGAGGCAGGGGTGAGTAATAGACTGACAGGGTCTGTGGAAGGGAGGCAGGGGTGAGTAATAGACTAGCAGGGTCTGTGGAAGGGAGCCAGGGGTGAGTAGTAGACTGACAGGGTCTGTGGAAGGGAGGCAGGGGTGAGTAGTAGACTGACAGGGTCTGTGGAAGGGAGCCAGGGGTGAGTAGTAGACTGACAGGGTCTGTGGAAGGGAGGCAGGGGTGAGTAATAGACTAGCAGGGTCTGTGGAAGGGAGGCAGGGGTGAGTAGTAGACTGACAGGGTCTGTGGAAGGGAGCCAGGGGTGAGTAGTAGACTGACAGGGTCTGTGGAAGGGAGGCAGGGGTGAGTAATAGACTAGCAGGGTCTGTGGAAGGGAGGCAGGGGTGAGTAGTAGACTGACAGGGTCTGTGGAAGGGAGGCAGGGGTGAGTAGTAGACTGACAGGGTCTGTGGAAGGGAGGCAGGGGTGAGTAGTAGACTGACAGGGTCTGTGGAAGGGAGGCAGGGGTGAGTAATAGACTAGCAGGGTCTGTGGAAGGGAGGCAGGGGTGAGTAGTAGACTGACAGGGTCTGTGGAAGGGAGGCAGGGGTGAGTAATAGACTAGCAGGGTCTGTGGAAGGGAGGCAGGGGTGAGTAGTAGACTGACAGGGTCTGTGGAAGGGAGGCAGGGGTGAGTAATAGACTAGCAGGGTCTGTGGAAGGGAGGCAGGGGTGAGTAGTAGACTGACAGGGTCTGTGGAAGGGAGGCAGGGGTGAGTAGTAGACTGACAGGGTCTGTGGAAGGGAGGCAGGGGTGAGTAATAGACTAGCAGGGTCTGTGGAAGGGAGGCAGGGGTGAGTAGTAGACTGACAGGGTCTGTGGAAGGGAGGCAGGGGTGAGTAATAGACTAGCAGGGTCTGTGGAAGGGAGGCAGGGGTGAGTAGTAGACTGACAGGGTCTGTGGAAGGGAGGCAGGGGTGAGTAATAGACTAGCAGGGTCTGTGGAAGGGAGGCAGGGGTGAGTAGTAGACTGACAGGGTCTGTGGAAGGGAGGCAGGGGTGAGTAGTAGACTGACAGGGTCTGTGGAAGGGAGGCAGGGGTGAGTAGTAGACTGGCAGGGTCTGtgggagggaggcaggggtgaGTACAGTTAGAGGGCGTTCAGAATGAATTATTCAAAACTAATGTCACATTGTTATTTTGACCAAATAAGATCAGCTTTAAAAAATGTGAAAagttctgattggtcaaaagacaaattattggacaaaatatcagaattgggctccCTGTGTGAATGCGGCCAATGAGAAGTGTGCTGCAGGACAGGACCTGATATTCCATTACATATTCATCTATGTTTTTAATTGTCCACAAATCATTCAAATGGTGCTTGCCACAAGTAGGTATAACATTTACCAGGTTCTGTGGGACAATGTGCTTTTTTAATGGTTCAGAGTTGATTGGGTGATCATGTTTCTAATTGCAGTCTTCCCTTTTTCTCTGTCGCTTGCTTGTTCCCTGACTTgctcgctctgtgtctctctctctctctggctgtgtccTAGTTTGTGTAAGTCCACATGGGGTCACTGTTCCATCTACAATAGAAGGCTTCCCTATGGCTTCTCATATAGAAGACTCTACATGATGCTAGATGAAGGCAGTCTGACATTCAACGCTAACCATCAGGAGGTAAGTCATCTCTTTTTCACCTTTATCCCCAATGCCTCGTTCTCCTTTTTAAAGCATCACTTTCCCACTGAAACACTCCGGTTTCCCGGACATAGATAAAGCCGGCTTAATCTGTTTCCGGGAAATAGTTCCTTATATATAAGATTTGGCTAGATGTATACGGGCCAATTAGCTTTTTTTCACTGTATGTTATTGATTCTGCATAGATCAGCCTTCCTCACTATGTGAAAACCACACAAAAAATTATGATTTAGAAAtagtctctctcttccccccccccccccccaatagggTATCAGTTACTTCATGTCCAAAGGCATACTGGTGGACCACCCCAAGGAGCTGGCCAAGTTCATCTTCTGCACTCGCACGCTCAACTGGAAGATGCTGAGGGTATACCTAGATGAGAGGTGGGTTTTCTTCATTGAATTCTCACTGGGCTTTTTTCAAATACTTATTGGATTGTCTCTAATTGCAGGAGAGATGTGTTGGACGAGCTGGTCACGCTGCACAACTTCAGTAACCAGTTCCTGCCCAACGCACTGAGGGACTTCTTCAGACACATCCACGCcccagaggagaggggagaatatCTGGAGACGCTTATCACCAAGTTCTCCCACCGCTTCTGCGCCTGCAACCCCGCCCTGGTTCGGGACGTGGGTCTCAGCCCAGGTCAGTGCACtgcagggagttgtagttctaaTCTGCAGGGTGTTGAGGGAAGTCGGATGAGTGGAGGGGATTGTAGTTCTGGTGCACGTTATGTTAATTCAGCCTGTGTGAGCggagggagttgtagttctaCAGGATGTTTAGTTTAGTGGAGGGAATTGTAGTAATAAATTAATTCATGGGAATTGTAGTCCTGACAGGTGTTGAGTTAGAGGCAAGATGTGTGTGGGTGCTGCAatgtttgtttttcttttttttttgccgGTGATCTAGCCGTCTGCCCACGCTACAGAGTGCTCTATCAGTcttctaatacaggactagtaaaggcccagcaCACTACTTTTGTAAGAGAAATGTATATTTTTATATAAACATAtatgggcctcctgagtggcacagcggtctaaggcactgcagcgctagagatgtcactatagacccgggttcgatcccgggc
Coding sequences within it:
- the LOC120034784 gene encoding F-box only protein 8-like, which encodes MGQGLWRVARNQQLQQEYGEHWDAGPGLDGDPQDLGMEMGANPGQAPPSPRLGDLGGGPLPPHPHPRRHPQHCQGADIYQLLRAHWGKEQQGFIDLEMLPPELSITILSYLNATDLCLASCVWQDLGHDEYLWQGLCKSTWGHCSIYNRRLPYGFSYRRLYMMLDEGSLTFNANHQEGISYFMSKGILVDHPKELAKFIFCTRTLNWKMLRVYLDERRDVLDELVTLHNFSNQFLPNALRDFFRHIHAPEERGEYLETLITKFSHRFCACNPALVRDVGLSPDAVYVLCYSLILLSIDLTSPHVKNKMSKREFIRNTRHAAQNISEDFVGHLYDNIYLIGHVAA